TCTTTCATTGTAGGTCGGTTCCTCCCATTCAAGTGTAAGCACCTTCTCGCAAGGTTTGCAACTACTGCAATATCTTCCTTTTTACCTTCTTTCAAAACTTGAGAATCCACAATGTCGAACAAGTGATTTTGCTCCATCGAAATTATGAAATAGGTTGCGAGGCTTCTTCCTTCCTGTTCCCTTAGTGAGGATATTGGCTTTTGGCCTGTTAAGAGTTCAACaaggacaactccaaagctgtaCACATCACTTTTGTCTGTGAATTGACTTGATTGGAAATACTCAGGATCTAGGTAGCCGAAAGTCCCCTGCACCAATGTGGTTACATGAGTTTGATCGAGGGAAACAGTCTTGGAAGTACCGAAATCTGCCACTTTTGCTCGatatttctcatccaaaagGATATTGGTGGACTTGATGTCTCGATGATAAATGGGAATGGAGGCTGCTGAATGCAAGTAAAACAAGGCTCCTGAGATTTCAGTTGCAATTCGTAAACGTGTGTCCCATGATACATGAAACTTTTCGTTTGGGTCATGAAGGTATTGGTATAGAGTCCCATTTGGTATGAATTCATATACTAAAAGCGGGACTTCCGTCTCCAAGCAACACCCCAATAACTTAACCACGTTCCTATGGTTGATTTGTGAGAGAATGAGGATTTCATTTATGAAGTGCTCGACTTTTCCCTCATCTATcacttttgatttcttaatcGCCACTATTTTTCCATCCGTTAACATTCCCTTGTAAACGGTACCCTGTCCACCTTGCCCGAGGATCCTATCCTCATTGAAATTGTCAGTGGCCTTCTCTAAATCCTTGGAGTTGAACAATTTGCTTTTCTCAACATTGCCTTGTGGTGAAGATAGCTCACTTTCCAACAAAAGACCTCCATTGCGTTTGAAGCACTTCTCTTTGAGCTtgatttcctttctcttcttcatgtATATGTACAACCTCCATAAGAAAAGACCCAAAAGTAGTGCCCCAACGCCTGCCCCAACCCCTGCATTGCAAAAGTTTATGGggcaaaattgagaaaaatgtaCCCTGATTGTCAAGAATCTATAACGGCACTTATCGTCAAGAATTTCAGAGAATCTGATTCAGAGGGATACATGTAAGAGTGATGAACCTGAGTCTACTTTCCTGTGGATTTATCTTAACAAACTAGAAAACTTTACTTGTCTCCATTTCAAGTTCCGTCTGATGAAATTTCTGTACATGCATTTGCACTGTACAATGATCATatttcaaggaatttagcagACCATAGATGAAAGTGAAAAAGTTCCTACCAGCATTCATCTTGATTATGATTGTAATAATCCAAATTCAAATACAACAAGAATTAGTGGGAAACTTGAAAAGTTGAAGTGTTTTCTTATTTATCAGATATAAGTATTAGCGCGCAAAGAAACTTTTGAGGTTATTTTGATAGATACCATTGATTGAAACTTATCTGTATCATTCACCAAGCACATGCTGTGCTTTTTCTAACAATGCTAAGAGCATGAAGCGGTCTAAAGTTCTAGGTTAAAAAGACAAACTTACCAATAAGAATGAATTTGGCTTTCTTTCTACCATCAACACAATCATGCCAGCCCTGTTTGTTTACACAAGTGGAGCCTATCCCGGGGCATATATTTGAATCTTCACATTCGTCAATATCTGATGACAAAAGTCAAAATTATATTATCAGCGAATTACCATCTCCTTGAGTGTAATATTATGCTTGTAATTGTTTGAAAGTGCATTCGCTTTGTATAACCTTGggcagaaaaacaaaaaaataaggcAGAAAAGCATGTGTGGGATCATTAAACTGTAAGAATGCAAAATATCTGGGAATGACAAACCACTTCGCTGTATGGTGCCCTTAAAAAGGGAATGTGATAGCGTAAGTATGTTACCTTGGCATCCTTCGATAAAATAAGGGTTACCACGATACCCACTTCGGCACCAGCACTCCACATATGGCGAGCTACTCGGGTAACACGAGACAACATCAGAACTCATCGATTGATTTTGAAGCGCAAGTGAATAGTCGGTATCGTTTTGGATCCCCCATTGTAACACTACTGGGACCGTATCATTCACTCTCAAATCATATAAACCCATAACGCCCGACCTCAAAACCATGATTTCTCAGCCAGCAAAGCGTACTTGCACCCCTGTTGTCCACCTTTTTCTTTGATATCCACCGTAAAGTTCTGGAGATTTAAGGGAAGCGTAGTCTGGCAGCATCCGTTTGTCCCAGAGCAAGCACTATACAGCCCAATGCTGGTGTTGGTTCCAGCACATTTGACTCGCAACCAGTCTTGGTCGATGTAAAGACTATACCATCTGATTTTGTACTAGTCACTGCTGCCTCGGTGTGACAACCGACCAATTTAAAGATATTCCATCTCTGGGAGAAGAAAATTTACTTCCTTCTAAGCTCACCGGCTTAATGCCCTGGCAGCTTGCATTTAAGTAGTCTACTGGAAGACTGACCTTTATCATGCCATCCCCGTCTGCACGAAAAGTGGGGAGTGAAATATTGAGAACTGTCCATCCAAACTTATTTAGTATGGGCGTGTTGTTTTGGTGGCAGACAATCTCGTACCAGTCATTCTCAAAACACCTTGGTCCTATTCCGAAGGGGAAGGGAATGGTGACGTTCCCGCATGTTTCAGCGCAGGAAGGCTTTGCAAGTCGCGGTGCGGCTCCTGATGCTTGTACCGTGAGGGAAAccataagaaaaagaatttgaaacacCGAATTTGACAAGATTTTCATGGTTTGTATGTGCATGGATCTAAACCTATGGCGAAAGGTGACAGGAGCTGAGCCCCTTAAATAAGGGAAGATTTGTTATTTTTCGTTAAAGAAGGGAAGAATTTTCATGTTCTGCACGCATAATTTCCACCCCTGTCGCTTCCTGGTATCTGCCTGGGATGATTCCTTGATGATAGAAATATCAAAGTTTGACAAGTGGAGGACACCAATTTAAGCAGCCAAGTGCGACTTTTCTCATTCTTGGGTagataatttgttaataatCTTTTTAATGAGAAAGACTTGGAGCGTTACCAAGATGGAAGACTTTTCAGGATTCTTTGTCGCTGATCCCGTCAAGCACGTTAGAATTGAGATATTTATTCCTTTCTTTACCCAGTTAAAGTTGTTTCTCGTACGCGTCGggtctttttcaaatttgtctCTACCAAAATCGTATGAATTCTTCCACTTCCGTGCTACATTAAAAATCTGTGCCGCGTCTTTGCTTATTGCCACGTATATTCACATTTCATGGTCAATCGCACTTTCATTAAAGCAAAAGtgatttctttctaattttttaatcgtGGTTGTGCGATGTTCGAGTGTCGTAATCTCTCTTTCTATTGGagcaaaaatcactttcatcgtGCAACAAGCCCAATGCTTTATTTGCGCAAGCCATCGATGACAGCACTTGGGAATATTATTGGCCCACCAGAAAAAAAGGTAGACGTGAATCATGAGGcatgaccgaccaaaaaaaaaataaaaaatcatgaggCATGTTTATGACACTGCGTCCCATGCACCGGGATTGAAGAATACTGAAAGatatttttttgctttaaatAGTCTAATCAATTCACCAGTGCTCTGGACTAGACGTGATCATGCTATGAAACAACTCTTGTCACTGTTTTATAATAATCGCTAAAAATTAATATAGCAAATTAACCATGGTACCAatgagggaagagagagactAGAGAGCCTatgttttggccaaaaaaaaaaaaaaaagacagagtTTAACATTTCTacccaaatatatttttggaccAATATCCAAAGAATGTTCAGTCACCAAAATTTATGCACCGTGAACATGAGTATCTTTCGCTTAACGATGGACATTATCAAATGGGGTATCTTGAGTCCATACCTAATCAGCGTTATTatccatgattttcttttcccgCTGGTATAACTTCAAACATTGGGAAAGAACTTGAAACAAGAAGTTGGACATGATTTTCACGTTCGCATGTGCATGGACCTAAACCTATGGAGAAAGGGGAGATGGGCCGTCTCCCATAATTATTACTATTTAAGTGGAAGAAGGGGTCAGGACTTTCATGTACGATCATGCACCCCTTCATAATTTGAGATACGCTTGAGATTGATTACTTTAATAAATTTGACTCCATCAtgtttctgaaacagaaatcaaATCACAGCTCTTTTTGTTGagaaaaaattgattgataatgaaaatacgAGCACCTGTTTATAAGTTTTTGGTACTTTGATACATGATGACAATGACTATTCTAAATGTATTATTTACTCCTAATATTACTGTTACTTGGTTTAAAGCAAAATATCTTTAGAATAATACACGAAAGTCACAAAAACACGAGTTCAGTAATtacaaatttctttttggaaTTTCATGTTAAATATGTTGTCAAACTTATGTGAGAAAATAAACTAAGGCAAATTATGAAGAAGAGATTGTTGTATAGAAGAGAAAGTTGATATGAACAATGTGTGATTCGATTCTAGACAACCAAACAATACATCTCTTAGAAATAGGAGGTACCTTATCAAACCATCACCACTTTTCATTATCAATTATCACTCCTTTTCATGTCAATAATCCCTTCTTGTCATATCCAATTCAATCTCTTCTCTTAATTATTTATAGATAACAAACCATttcaacaatcccccacttagTTTGTTATTTGTATTAATTTACATAAATTCATACATATAGGAAATTACCTATTAAGCTTTGTACCTTCAATTAGtgtaataatttaattaacaaaattagtGTTAGATAGAACTCTAgatcataattttctttgttaattgaaatttcacacatATGATTTTACACATATTCGGTTAAAACTTTCCTATGCCTTAGCACTATTATGGCTTTGTCTGTCTCCTAGACTCATGAGCATTTACCAAAGTTCATCCAACTTTTGCTAGAAGTAGAACGATTTCTTATGTTCATGTATGTGAAGCTTCTAATTTATTACCCTAGATTTACCTTGCTAAAACCTAAACTTTATTAAGAGTGCTTTCATGAATACTAGCCTTGTGCCTAGGTACTCAATTATTGTCAAGATACAACAACTTGTTACCCATCAAACTTTGACAATTTCATTAGAAATTGTCAAGTTGGTTTCCACTAAACTATTATCGATTGGTCTAAACCCATTCCTTTCATAGTACTGGTAACTAAACCTCTCGATAGTCCCTTAAAATGGATCATCCAAGTTATTATTCATCCAAACCTAAATAACTGAAATAAATATGTTAGTAATTAATTGTCTAACATACCCAAGTCGCAAACTTATACGTCTAGActtttctttgtatattttattatatgcCCTAGACATTTTTGCCTCACTATCACGGTGTAAAACTATCTCTGTCATTGGTTGTGATCACAACTTTGTATCCAATAGCAAATTACGCAACCATTAAGCCTCTTTATCCATTGCCGATAGTGCTATAAATTTATATTCCGTTGTTAAATGAGCTATACATAATTTCTTCTTTGATGCCCAAGAGACTGCATAATTTGCAAGCTTGATAACCCATCAAGATGTCCACTTTTATCAATTGTACTAGTTACTGAATTAGCATATTAATATCCTTCTAATACTACCGATTGTCTATGACATTTCGACCTACAACCGGTTGATGTAAGGACTATACCAGCTGATTCTTTACTAGTCACTGTTGCCTCAGTGTCACAACCGAAAGTCCAATGCCTTGGCAGCCTGCATTTGAGTAAATTACTGGAAGACTGACCTTTATCATGCCATCCCCATCTGAACGAAAAGTGGGGAGTGAAATATTGAGAACTCTCAATCCAATCTTATTAAGTATCGGAACCATCTTGTTTTGCTGGCAGGCAATCTTATACCAGTCATCCAAGAAACATTCTGAACCTATTCCTAAGGGGAAGGGAATGGTGACGTTCCCCGCATTTCAACACAGTTAGGCCTTGCAAGTCCCGGTGCAGCTCCTGGTGCTTGTACCGTGAGGGAAACCAGaagcaaaagaatttgaaacctCGAGTTTGACATGATTTTCACGGTTTGTATGTGCATGGACCTAAACCTATGCGAAAGGTGACAGGAGCTGAGTCCGTTACTCTAGTTATTTTCGTTAAAGAAGGGAAGAATTTTCATGTCTGTACGCATAATTTCCAGCTCTGACACTTCATAGTATGTTCCTGTGATGTTTCCTTGATGATAGAAATATCAAAGGTTGACAAGTAGAGGACACCAATTTAAGCAGCCAAGTGTGACTTCTCTAATTGTTGGGGAGATAATTTTGACAATCATCTTTTTAATGAGAAGGACATGGAGCGTTGCCAAGATGGAAGACTTTTCAGGATTCTTGTCATGGATCCCGTTAAGCACATTAGAATTGAGATATTTATTCCTTTCCTTACACAGTTAAAGTTGTTCCTCGTACGCGTCGgatccttttcaatttttcctcgaCCAAAATTGTTTGAATTCTTCCTCTTCTGCATTACATTAAATATCGGTGCCACGTCTTTGCTTGTTGCCACATATATTCACATTTCATTGCCAATCTTTCTGTTTAGTATCAATTAGCTCGGTCACTTACACTATCTGATTTAACATGAATGCGGTCATTATGCATATTAATCTTACTTTAGCATTTGTTTAggttattttataaaattaatcaaagttAAACCTCGTTTAGAGCTAGAGATTAGTTTATCAGTATCGTGCGTCTATAATTTGTTAAAAGCTTTAATTGTGTTAGTTAGAAGTAGTTTTGTAGCCACGACCTCACTTAAATTGTTGGCAGGGGAAGGGAATTACAATGTTTCCGCAAGATTCATGCTGGAGCATTGAAACATTAATCTTGATAACTAGAGGCCTTTTTAATTTAAGCAGCCAAGTGCAGTCCTAATAACGAGAAAGTCTTCCATTGAGACAAAAACTATTGCAGCCTACATTCAAGACCAACTCGTTCAACTAAGAAGATTAGCGTGCATTAAAGATCGACAACACTCTCACCAAAAAGTCCCTCATCAATAAAGCCTCATCTTTGATTTTGTCATAAAGACTTGTCATTCCTATGCATCGAAGCTTACATCAAGACTTTGGAGAGCCACAAGTATTGGAAATATTGTACATTTGATAGTTTCTAGTTTCTATGCACATAAATGATTACTAGTTTATAGGTTTGAATCTagtattttcttgttttcacttTAAGAAGTCATTGACCTTTGTATATGGCAGATTGAATTTGATCAATGAAAATTTGCTTTGTGCAATTCCCTTGAACCTTGGTGAGTTCAAccccttgaaaacctagaaaagttttcatttcttccttGAAGAGTTGGGGCTTTTAAAgcctgcatccttgaagagttgcagctGCCAGTCTTGAAGAATCGATGTCATTTCAACTTCCTCgaaggcctagaagagcaaccattGAAGTTTCTATCCTTTTCTTCATTTCGTCCATTCCCATTTCGTCCACTTCCATCAAAATTTGACTAGTCTACGGTGCTTGTCTAAGAAAACTCAAACCACGAAAGTTGATCTTAGAGTCTCCGCTCTTTTCGCTTAGGAATCAGGTCATTCCAATCTAAATCAACAAAGTTATGCCCATTTTCTAGAGCTAGCACGGACAGAAATTTCTGCTCAATTTTGTACCTAAATTTTCATCACTCTTCCGTTCATGTTGTTTGAGTAGCCGGCCTTGGGCTACATAAAAAACAAACATAACTGCTTGGACAGCAAGATCTCCTTTGCTTCTGGGACTTTGCCTATTCAAAATTGATGATAATGGTTTCCAACTTCACCGGAGTACATCCGCATCGGGTTGATGACTTTGGTTTATGTTTTCATCTCACTTGTCGCGACCCCTTTCATGGAAACTTTTGTTGTGTGGAAGAACACCCTAACTAAATGAGAAAAGTAAAcaagaataatcaagaacacggaaatttacgtggttcggcgaAAGATCCGCCTACATccacaggagagagagagagagagagagagagagagagagagagagagagagagagacgatttctTATTTGAGCTTATGTCAAGAGTACAAGGTACAATGCTGAAATAAATAGATCTTTAGATCCCCACTTTCCTAAACCTAGTAGGAAAGGAATTCCAccataaagatattatcaaatttgaaacccaaatctaggaaatatattaggaaacaaatagcCAACAATCTTCAAGCATTCCTAGATTTCCCGATTGAATATTgtggaattcaagacaacattaGCAAATCTCCACCTTTGGCTTGAATAAACCACAAGCCTCCACTTCAACCAAGAAAACAAATATATCTCTCCCTCCACCGTACCTTCGCAAAGGTACGCCCGCACTTGGATTGGTGCGGCCTCCATCAACTTCAATGATGAGTGAGAGAAATCAAGTCCCTGCAAGACTTGAATTTCTCTGAAGTAACCGTCTTCGTGAGCATATCTGCGGGATTATCTTTAGTatggattttcttcaaaacaATGCTCCCATTCTCCACAAATTCTCGAATTTTGTGGTACCGAACTTCAATGTGTTTCATTCTGGAATGGAACACTTGATTATTCACAAGACATATTGCGCTCTGGCTATCGCAATATAATATAGCACTTTCTTGCTTTATACCCCAACTCTGTGACCAAACCAATCAGCCATATTCCCTCCTTCGCAGCCTCAATTACTGCCATATACTCAACTTCGGTTGTAGACAATGCTACAGTAGGTTGAAGCATTACCTTCCACAAAATAGCTCCACCGCCAAGAGTAAAAACATATCTCGTGATGGACCTTCACTTGTCCAAATCACCAGCATAGTCCGAATCAACATAACCTGCCAAATTGATCGATCCTCCCTTGGAACTGAACATTAAACTCATTCTAGCAATTCTAGCCAAATAATGAAAGATCCATTTAACAGCTTCCCAATGCTCCTTACCCGAATTGCTCATGTATTGGCTGACGAGACTCACCGCATGAGCCAAATCCGGTCTGCTACAAACCTTAGCATACATGAGGCTCCCCACTGCGCTGGCATAGGGTACTCGAGACATCTTTACAACTTTCTCATGTGAAACAGGGCATTGTTTCTCAGATAATTTGAAGTGATTTGCTAAGAGTGTACTAACCGGTTTAGCTTTACCCATGTTGAACCTCTCCAAGACCTTCTCAACATACTTCTTTTGATTTACCCAAAGCTTACTTGCATGTCTATCTCGGAAGATTTCCATGCCAAGGATCCTCTTTGCAGCACCAAGATTCTTCATATCAAACTCACTACTTAACTAAGACTTTAGGGAATTAatgtctctcatttttcttgcagcaattaacatatcatcaacataaagcatcAACAGAATAAGCGATTTATCATCCAAAACTTTGTAGTAGACACAAGAATCATGCACACTCCTCATGTAGCCAATACGAAGCATAAAATAATCAAACATTTTATTCCATTGCCTCGGAGATTGCTTAAAATTGTAAAGTGATCTCTTGAGCAAACAAACATGATCCTCTTTCCCTTCCACCTTGAAGCCTTCGGGTTGCTCCATATAGATTttctcctccaagtcaccatgaagGAATGTCGTCTTCACATCTAACTGCTCAAGCtccaagtcatacatggctaccATAGCTAGCAAAACACGAATTGATGTGTGTTTTACAACCGGGGAAAATATCTCATCATAATAAATCCGCTCCTTCTA
The sequence above is drawn from the Eucalyptus grandis isolate ANBG69807.140 chromosome 11, ASM1654582v1, whole genome shotgun sequence genome and encodes:
- the LOC120289320 gene encoding wall-associated receptor kinase-like 1 — protein: MKKRKEIKLKEKCFKRNGGLLLESELSSPQGNVEKSKLFNSKDLEKATDNFNEDRILGQGGQGTVYKGMLTDGKIVAIKKSKVIDEGKVEHFINEILILSQINHRNVVKLLGCCLETEVPLLVYEFIPNGTLYQYLHDPNEKFHVSWDTRLRIATEISGALFYLHSAASIPIYHRDIKSTNILLDEKYRAKVADFGTSKTVSLDQTHVTTLVQGTFGYLDPEYFQSSQFTDKSDVYSFGVVLVELLTGQKPISSLREQEGRSLATYFIISMEQNHLFDIVDSQVLKEGKKEDIAVVANLARRCLHLNGRNRPTMKELAIELEGIRKLQNPSGIQQNQEDREAAESYAAAFPSSKSNIDMDVITLSDVQPLLPSETW